One Rhizobium rhododendri DNA segment encodes these proteins:
- a CDS encoding ABC transporter permease, whose product MRVLKSMFRQPSALFGLIIVIAVVVMAIAAPLLAPFSPDDQMFDGLSLDGAPLPPGGPYLLGTDTLGRDLFSRLLFGARTSLVIGLVANGIAVAIGLFIGIVAGYVGGFFGNLLMRFTDLMMAFPALLLAIVLAALLHPSLWIVAMVIALVNWVQVARIVYTETRGLVERDFMMAERSLGAGHGRILLLHILPHLMPTAIVWGTLGIATTVLLEATLSFLGIGVQPPQPSWGNIIFESQSYFESAPWLVFIPGAVILLTALSFNLVGDALRDILDPTQRGRG is encoded by the coding sequence ATGCGTGTCCTGAAATCGATGTTTCGCCAGCCCTCGGCGCTGTTCGGGTTGATCATCGTCATCGCCGTTGTCGTTATGGCGATCGCGGCGCCGCTGCTGGCGCCCTTCAGCCCCGATGACCAGATGTTCGATGGCCTGTCGCTGGATGGCGCGCCGTTGCCGCCCGGCGGCCCCTATCTGCTCGGCACCGATACGCTCGGCCGCGACCTGTTCTCCCGGCTGCTGTTCGGCGCTCGCACCTCGCTGGTCATCGGCCTTGTTGCTAATGGCATTGCGGTCGCCATCGGCCTCTTCATTGGTATTGTCGCTGGTTATGTGGGGGGCTTCTTCGGCAATCTGCTGATGCGCTTCACCGACCTGATGATGGCATTTCCGGCCCTGCTGCTTGCCATTGTGCTGGCGGCCCTGCTGCACCCTAGCCTGTGGATCGTGGCGATGGTCATCGCGCTCGTCAACTGGGTGCAGGTCGCGCGCATCGTCTATACCGAGACGCGCGGATTGGTGGAGCGCGACTTCATGATGGCGGAGCGCTCGCTGGGCGCCGGCCACGGCCGTATCCTGCTTCTGCACATCCTGCCGCATCTGATGCCGACGGCGATCGTCTGGGGCACGCTCGGTATCGCAACGACGGTGCTGCTCGAGGCGACGCTGTCCTTCCTCGGCATCGGCGTACAGCCGCCGCAGCCCTCCTGGGGAAATATCATCTTCGAGAGCCAGAGCTACTTCGAATCCGCCCCCTGGTTGGTGTTCATTCCGGGCGCCGTGATCCTGCTGACCGCTTTGTCGTTCAACCTCGTCGGCGATGCGCTGCGCGACATTCTCGATCCGACCCAGAGAGGGCGCGGCTGA
- a CDS encoding zinc-binding alcohol dehydrogenase family protein — MIKALRIEAENVTRFQEIEAAPLGPGQVRVSVRHIGLCGSDLNTFKGLNPLVQLPRIPGHEIGGVIMEVGEGVSADYAAGRRVIVMPYTSCGKCTSCRKGRVNACRYNKTLGVQQDGGLAEEIVLPAEKLILNDVLPPRHLALVEPLSVGFHAVERGRVARGDRVAVLGCGMIGMGVLIAAVARGAEVIAVDLSPEKRALAIQFGAVETIDAGSEDVVARVMAWTNEDGVDVAFEAVGLPATFTQAVDIACFGGRVVYVGYSKAPVTYQTQFFNLKELDIMGSRNAMMQDFLAVATHLEKIGESADALISKVVAFDDAETALPYWDGNRNALKIIIERNV, encoded by the coding sequence ATGATCAAGGCACTGCGTATCGAAGCGGAAAACGTAACGCGTTTTCAGGAGATCGAGGCCGCGCCTCTCGGGCCCGGCCAAGTGCGCGTCAGCGTCCGCCATATCGGCCTTTGCGGCAGCGATCTCAACACCTTCAAGGGTCTGAACCCGCTGGTCCAGCTTCCGCGCATCCCGGGCCATGAAATTGGCGGTGTGATCATGGAAGTAGGCGAAGGCGTCTCCGCCGACTATGCGGCAGGCCGGCGCGTTATTGTCATGCCCTATACCAGTTGCGGCAAGTGTACCTCTTGCCGAAAAGGCCGGGTGAATGCCTGCCGTTACAACAAGACGCTGGGAGTCCAGCAGGATGGCGGCCTCGCCGAGGAAATCGTCCTGCCGGCTGAAAAGCTCATCCTCAACGACGTGCTGCCGCCCCGCCATCTCGCCTTGGTCGAGCCATTGTCCGTCGGCTTCCACGCCGTCGAGCGCGGCCGCGTTGCCCGTGGCGACCGCGTCGCAGTGCTCGGCTGCGGCATGATCGGCATGGGCGTACTGATCGCCGCCGTCGCCCGTGGTGCTGAAGTTATCGCGGTCGACCTCAGCCCGGAGAAACGTGCTCTCGCCATACAGTTCGGCGCCGTCGAGACGATCGATGCCGGCAGCGAGGACGTGGTGGCGCGCGTCATGGCGTGGACAAACGAGGATGGCGTCGATGTCGCGTTCGAGGCGGTCGGCCTGCCCGCTACCTTCACCCAGGCTGTCGATATCGCCTGCTTTGGTGGTCGGGTCGTCTATGTCGGTTATTCCAAGGCGCCGGTCACTTACCAGACGCAGTTCTTCAATCTCAAGGAACTTGACATCATGGGGTCTCGCAATGCCATGATGCAGGACTTCCTGGCCGTCGCCACGCATCTCGAAAAAATCGGCGAAAGCGCCGATGCGTTGATCAGCAAGGTGGTAGCCTTCGACGACGCTGAAACGGCCCTTCCCTATTGGGACGGCAACCGCAATGCCCTGAAGATCATCATAGAGCGCAACGTTTAG
- a CDS encoding TetR/AcrR family transcriptional regulator, which produces MKNQTQGTVAAEAVRRPRGRPQTASDDTRRRMIIAEARSTFHQMGYAGTTMDLVAMRCKVSKQTLYKLFSSKTELFMAMIDLHRASMVALPRDETETLPLMETLEQIFMIDIDEEVDRDRQAFIHFIVGEAERFPEIGGLLHKHGLQQSRTLLAEWLRIQNERGRISIRNTESGARMLLSMVMGALAPMPGNLDHWPSREARNEHLRCCFEVFLKGALPRP; this is translated from the coding sequence ATGAAAAATCAGACTCAAGGAACGGTTGCTGCAGAAGCTGTCCGTCGCCCGCGTGGCCGTCCGCAGACTGCAAGCGACGACACACGGCGCAGGATGATCATTGCCGAGGCTCGCAGCACCTTCCACCAGATGGGTTACGCCGGTACGACAATGGATCTGGTCGCAATGCGCTGCAAAGTCTCCAAGCAGACACTCTACAAGCTTTTTTCCAGCAAGACAGAGCTTTTCATGGCGATGATCGACCTTCATCGCGCATCGATGGTGGCACTTCCGCGCGACGAGACAGAGACACTGCCGCTGATGGAAACGCTTGAGCAAATCTTCATGATCGACATCGATGAGGAGGTCGACAGGGATCGCCAGGCGTTCATTCACTTTATCGTGGGAGAGGCGGAGAGGTTTCCGGAAATCGGCGGGCTGCTGCACAAACACGGCCTGCAGCAATCGCGAACCCTCCTTGCGGAATGGCTGCGGATACAAAACGAACGCGGGCGAATCAGCATCCGGAATACCGAAAGCGGTGCCCGTATGCTGCTCAGCATGGTGATGGGAGCGCTGGCTCCCATGCCGGGCAATCTAGACCACTGGCCAAGCCGCGAGGCGAGAAACGAACATCTACGCTGTTGTTTCGAAGTCTTCCTCAAGGGCGCGCTGCCGCGCCCTTGA
- a CDS encoding transporter substrate-binding protein gives MIDALKIGILFSTTGPYASMGRDARDGAECAIEEFAATGGLRLEPVFADPRADLSAYLDGARHMLRNEGCRHIVGTITSAARKEIIPLVEKHDGLLWYMCPYEGFEANENVIYIGGCPNQHLLPLFQHLIPRYGKRPYLVGANYVWGWEMNRLARELISTAGGEVLGERYLPLEETAVERIVADIAERRPSFILNNLIGPSSYAFLAAIRGLSDRDPAFLPENCPVVSCDLMECELADIAAGAAVGQLCAASYFASIVSPENAEFKSRVAAAFGPERGVSSVFASAYTAVKLCVEAIIAASSDEPQAVRRALHGASWPSLFGPLAIDRQTNHAALPFHLGRINAGNGFDVIASRSAIPADPYLTARHTIAEPKLRVVS, from the coding sequence ATGATCGACGCACTAAAGATCGGCATCCTCTTTTCGACGACCGGGCCCTATGCGTCGATGGGTCGGGATGCGCGCGACGGTGCCGAATGTGCCATCGAGGAATTTGCTGCCACCGGCGGGCTGCGCTTAGAGCCCGTCTTCGCCGATCCTCGCGCTGATCTTTCCGCCTATCTGGATGGCGCCCGCCATATGCTGCGCAACGAAGGTTGCCGCCATATCGTCGGCACGATCACCTCGGCGGCGCGCAAGGAAATCATTCCGCTGGTCGAAAAGCATGACGGCCTACTCTGGTACATGTGCCCCTACGAGGGTTTCGAGGCCAACGAGAACGTCATTTATATCGGCGGCTGCCCGAACCAGCACCTGCTGCCGCTCTTCCAGCATCTCATCCCCCGGTACGGCAAGCGCCCCTACCTCGTCGGCGCCAACTATGTGTGGGGCTGGGAAATGAACCGGCTGGCCCGCGAGTTGATTTCCACGGCTGGCGGCGAGGTGCTGGGCGAGCGCTATCTGCCGCTCGAGGAGACTGCGGTTGAGCGCATCGTCGCGGATATTGCCGAGCGCCGGCCGAGCTTCATCCTCAACAATTTGATTGGCCCCTCCAGCTATGCATTTCTGGCGGCCATCCGCGGGCTTTCAGACCGGGACCCGGCCTTCCTGCCGGAGAACTGCCCGGTCGTCAGCTGCGATCTGATGGAGTGCGAACTTGCCGATATCGCCGCAGGTGCGGCCGTCGGGCAGCTTTGCGCCGCCTCCTATTTCGCCAGCATCGTGTCGCCCGAAAATGCTGAGTTCAAGAGCCGCGTGGCGGCGGCTTTCGGGCCGGAGCGCGGCGTGTCCAGCGTTTTTGCCAGCGCCTATACTGCTGTCAAACTTTGCGTCGAGGCCATAATCGCAGCCAGTAGCGACGAGCCGCAGGCAGTGCGACGGGCGCTTCATGGCGCGTCTTGGCCGAGCCTGTTCGGTCCGCTCGCGATCGACCGGCAGACCAACCACGCGGCCCTCCCATTTCATCTCGGACGGATCAATGCCGGCAATGGTTTCGATGTCATCGCCTCGCGTTCGGCCATCCCTGCCGACCCATATCTGACTGCGCGTCACACGATTGCGGAGCCGAAGTTGCGGGTGGTTTCATGA
- a CDS encoding efflux RND transporter permease subunit: MSRFFIDRPIFAWVIAIVVMLAGALAITTLSISQYPQIAPTTVRITANYTGADASTVENSVTKVIEQGMTGIDNLDYMTSTSTSTGQTSISLTFTNAADPDTAQVQVQNKLSLVQSQLPNSVTSTGITVSKSTSNFLMVIGFVSMDDKLNANDLADYVDSTLNDTIKRVEGVGDTTLFGSNYAMRIWVDPDKLAKYQLMVSDVSTAIEAQNSQVAAGQLGALPQRKGQELNATVTAKSRLQTPQQFENIILKSLPNGSLVRINDVARVELGAKSYASSSTYNGHPSAGLAIQLAAGANAISTAEAVESTINALKQTLPANVEVVYPYDTTPFVRLSIEDVVKTLIEAIVLVFIVMFVFLQNLRATLIPTLAVPVVLLGTFGILSLFGYSINNLTMFGMVLAIGLLVDDAIVVVENVERVMEEEDLSPRDATIKSMGEITGALVGIATVLSAVFIPMAFFAGSVGVIYRQFSVTIVSAMILSVIVALILTPALCATLLRKPKHGSKTKGVFGWFNRNFDRGSHAYQRGVGGIIRRSWVGLVVFVLIVVGVGFLFTRLPSSFLPDEDQGILITSVTLPPGATDARAKEVLGQVRDYYLNTEKDYVDGVFAVAGFGFGGQGQNIGLAFIKLKDFASRTTPQSKAQAIAGRAMGAFSKIKDGSVFALAPPAIPGFGSSSGFDFYLQDVNGQGHEKLMAARNQLLGMASKSPLLVGTRPNGQEDQPQYQVEIDQEKASALDISLADIDTTLATAWGGSYVNDFIDRGRVKQVYVQADADFRMQPEDFDRWYVRNSEGSMVPFSAFATGSWSFGSPRLERYNGSSAVEIQGAAAPGVSSGDAMNEVNKLVSQLPPGFRLEWTGLSEQEELSGSQASKLYAISILVVFLALAALYESWSIPLAVMLSVPVGIFGALLAATLFGQSNDVYFKVGLLTTIGLAAKNAILIVEFALEQQKNGKSLIDGTLEASRQRLRPILMTSLAFILGVMPLAIASGAGSGSQNSIGIGVMGGMLAATILGVFFIPLLFVTTRRIFKGKKPEEDVAAPDVKPEATH, from the coding sequence ATGTCACGTTTCTTCATCGACCGCCCCATCTTCGCGTGGGTCATCGCCATCGTCGTCATGCTCGCGGGCGCACTTGCGATCACGACACTGTCGATTTCGCAGTATCCGCAGATCGCTCCGACGACAGTGCGCATCACGGCCAACTACACCGGTGCCGATGCGTCGACGGTCGAAAACTCGGTGACCAAGGTCATCGAGCAGGGCATGACAGGTATCGATAACCTGGACTACATGACCTCGACGTCGACCTCGACCGGTCAGACCTCGATTTCGCTGACGTTCACCAATGCCGCCGATCCTGATACCGCACAGGTTCAGGTGCAAAACAAGCTGTCGCTCGTCCAGTCGCAGCTGCCCAATTCCGTTACCAGCACCGGTATTACCGTCTCGAAATCCACCTCCAACTTCCTGATGGTTATCGGCTTCGTGTCGATGGACGACAAGCTTAATGCCAACGATCTGGCCGACTATGTCGACAGCACCCTGAACGATACGATCAAGCGTGTAGAGGGCGTTGGCGACACGACGCTGTTCGGTTCTAACTACGCCATGCGCATCTGGGTCGATCCGGACAAGCTGGCCAAGTACCAGCTGATGGTCAGCGACGTCTCAACCGCCATCGAAGCCCAGAACAGCCAGGTCGCAGCCGGCCAGCTGGGTGCGTTGCCGCAGCGCAAGGGCCAGGAACTGAACGCAACTGTAACGGCCAAGAGCCGCCTGCAGACACCGCAGCAGTTCGAAAACATCATTCTGAAAAGCCTTCCGAACGGTTCGCTTGTCCGCATCAACGACGTGGCGCGCGTCGAACTCGGCGCAAAGAGCTACGCAAGCTCGAGCACATATAACGGCCATCCGTCTGCCGGTCTTGCCATCCAGCTTGCAGCCGGTGCGAATGCTATCAGCACCGCTGAAGCGGTCGAGTCGACCATCAACGCCCTGAAGCAGACGCTGCCGGCCAATGTCGAGGTCGTCTATCCCTACGACACGACGCCTTTCGTGCGGCTGTCGATCGAAGACGTGGTCAAGACGCTGATCGAGGCCATCGTCCTCGTGTTCATCGTGATGTTCGTCTTCCTGCAGAACCTGCGGGCAACCTTGATCCCGACGCTTGCTGTACCGGTGGTGCTGCTCGGAACCTTCGGCATCCTGTCGCTGTTCGGCTACTCGATCAACAACTTGACCATGTTCGGGATGGTGCTGGCGATCGGCCTGCTCGTCGACGATGCCATCGTCGTGGTTGAAAACGTCGAGCGCGTGATGGAAGAGGAAGACCTTTCCCCACGCGATGCGACGATCAAGTCGATGGGCGAAATCACCGGCGCGCTTGTCGGTATCGCGACTGTGCTATCGGCTGTGTTCATCCCGATGGCGTTCTTCGCGGGCTCCGTCGGCGTCATCTACCGCCAGTTCTCCGTGACCATCGTGTCGGCCATGATCCTCTCGGTCATCGTCGCGCTTATCCTGACGCCGGCACTTTGCGCCACTCTGTTGCGCAAGCCGAAGCACGGTTCGAAGACCAAGGGCGTATTTGGCTGGTTCAACCGCAATTTCGATCGCGGCAGCCATGCCTATCAGCGCGGCGTCGGCGGCATTATCCGGCGCAGCTGGGTCGGCCTCGTCGTATTCGTGCTGATCGTCGTCGGTGTCGGCTTTCTGTTCACGCGTCTGCCGAGCTCGTTCCTGCCGGACGAAGACCAGGGCATCCTGATCACCAGCGTCACCTTGCCACCGGGAGCCACCGATGCCCGCGCTAAGGAAGTGCTGGGACAGGTGCGCGATTATTATCTGAATACCGAGAAAGACTATGTGGACGGCGTCTTTGCCGTTGCCGGCTTTGGCTTCGGTGGCCAGGGGCAGAACATCGGTCTCGCCTTCATCAAGCTGAAGGATTTCGCGTCCCGCACGACTCCGCAATCCAAGGCCCAGGCAATTGCTGGTCGCGCCATGGGGGCGTTTTCGAAAATCAAGGACGGTAGCGTCTTCGCGTTGGCGCCACCGGCTATTCCCGGTTTCGGCTCTTCCAGCGGGTTTGACTTCTACCTCCAAGACGTCAACGGCCAAGGCCATGAGAAGTTGATGGCAGCCCGCAACCAGCTGCTCGGCATGGCGTCCAAAAGCCCGCTCTTGGTCGGTACCCGACCGAACGGCCAGGAGGATCAGCCGCAGTATCAGGTGGAGATCGACCAGGAAAAGGCGAGCGCACTGGATATCTCGCTAGCCGACATCGACACCACGCTGGCAACCGCCTGGGGCGGCAGCTACGTCAACGACTTCATCGACAGGGGCCGCGTCAAACAGGTCTATGTTCAGGCCGATGCGGATTTCCGGATGCAGCCTGAGGATTTCGATCGCTGGTATGTTCGAAATTCCGAAGGCTCCATGGTGCCGTTCTCAGCTTTTGCCACGGGAAGCTGGAGCTTCGGTTCTCCTCGTCTCGAGCGATATAACGGCTCTTCCGCAGTCGAGATCCAAGGTGCTGCAGCGCCGGGGGTCAGCTCCGGTGATGCGATGAACGAAGTCAACAAGCTGGTGTCGCAGTTGCCACCTGGCTTCCGCCTGGAATGGACAGGATTGTCCGAGCAGGAAGAGTTGTCAGGCAGCCAGGCGAGCAAGCTTTACGCCATCTCGATCCTTGTGGTCTTCCTGGCGCTTGCAGCCTTGTACGAGAGCTGGTCGATCCCGCTCGCTGTCATGCTGTCGGTGCCGGTCGGCATCTTCGGGGCCCTTTTGGCGGCGACCCTCTTCGGTCAGTCGAATGACGTGTACTTCAAGGTCGGCCTGCTGACGACGATCGGCCTGGCCGCCAAAAACGCCATTCTGATCGTCGAGTTCGCGCTGGAGCAGCAGAAAAATGGCAAGAGCCTGATCGACGGAACGCTCGAAGCCTCGCGGCAACGCTTGCGGCCGATCCTGATGACGTCTCTCGCGTTTATCCTCGGTGTGATGCCGCTTGCCATCGCCAGTGGCGCAGGTTCCGGCAGCCAGAATTCGATCGGTATCGGCGTCATGGGCGGCATGCTTGCGGCCACCATCCTCGGCGTATTCTTCATTCCGTTGCTGTTCGTCACGACACGGCGGATCTTCAAGGGCAAGAAGCCTGAAGAGGATGTCGCAGCACCGGACGTGAAGCCGGAAGCGACCCACTAA
- a CDS encoding ABC transporter permease: MALLILRRLVQAALILLGVGAITFLLLYALPADPAVLIAGRSATPATVAAIRHELGLDQPLVLQFLHYLSGILHGDLGRSYTQKTSVLPLILARLPATLILMAAGILVEVVLGITLGTIAAVRRGGFVDRLVMMASFVGVSAPQFVVALLLLYVFAATLGWFPMSGYGTPNHVVLPAVTLGILGAGWYARMVRSAMIDVLNQDYVRTARAKGLSSSRIIFRHALPNAILPIIAMIGIDIGQFMSGVVVVEAVYGWPGIGQLAWQAIQQVDIPIIMGVTIVSALAIVIGNLIADIVAPFIDPRIRAQ, translated from the coding sequence ATGGCCCTTCTCATTCTCCGCCGACTTGTTCAGGCGGCACTCATCCTGCTCGGCGTCGGCGCCATCACCTTCCTGCTGCTCTACGCACTGCCGGCCGATCCTGCCGTACTGATCGCCGGCCGCAGCGCTACACCGGCAACCGTCGCCGCCATTCGCCATGAACTGGGGCTGGACCAGCCGTTGGTGCTGCAGTTCCTGCATTATCTCAGTGGCATCCTGCATGGCGATCTCGGTCGCTCCTATACGCAGAAGACATCCGTGCTGCCGCTGATCCTCGCCCGCCTACCGGCGACGCTGATCCTCATGGCGGCCGGCATCCTGGTCGAAGTTGTCCTCGGTATCACGCTCGGGACCATTGCCGCCGTGCGCCGCGGTGGCTTTGTCGACCGGCTGGTGATGATGGCGTCCTTCGTCGGGGTGTCCGCCCCGCAATTCGTCGTTGCACTGCTGCTCCTCTACGTCTTTGCGGCGACGCTCGGCTGGTTCCCAATGAGCGGCTACGGCACGCCCAATCATGTGGTGCTGCCGGCCGTCACGCTCGGCATCCTCGGTGCCGGCTGGTATGCGCGCATGGTGCGCTCGGCGATGATCGACGTGCTCAACCAGGATTATGTGCGCACGGCGCGCGCTAAGGGCCTGTCGTCGTCGCGGATCATCTTTCGTCATGCCCTGCCCAACGCCATCCTGCCGATCATCGCCATGATCGGCATCGATATCGGCCAGTTCATGAGCGGTGTCGTCGTGGTCGAGGCCGTCTACGGCTGGCCAGGCATCGGCCAGCTCGCATGGCAGGCCATCCAGCAGGTCGATATCCCGATCATCATGGGCGTCACCATCGTCTCGGCCCTCGCCATCGTCATCGGCAACCTGATCGCCGATATCGTCGCTCCGTTCATCGACCCGCGTATCCGCGCGCAATAA
- a CDS encoding efflux RND transporter periplasmic adaptor subunit: protein MALLVAGCNEQKSGQNNAPAVKPEVSAIVLHPQSVAITAELPGRTSAYLTADVRPQVGGIIRSRNFKEGSEVKQGDILYEIDPRPYQASYDSAVAALQKAQGALPSAQAKVDRYKGLSQQNAVSQQDFDDANSTLLQAKADVASAQASLETARINLDYTKIRAPIDGRVDASTVTVGALVTADQTTALTTINKLDPMNVDVTQSSTNLLKFRRAVDEGRLKTSGDNVAVHLTLEDGSTYKETGKFQFANATVAETVGTISVRVIFPNPDRTLLPGMYVRANIEEGVAPNSFLVPQRAVARNTKGEPTAMFVTPEGKVQARTLVVQRSYGNSWLVSEGLKDGDRVIIEGGQRVKDGQDVNVSMVTIDDATGNIKQASADPKKSTDQASLVNTDKGAASGIAE from the coding sequence ATGGCCCTGTTGGTTGCCGGTTGCAACGAGCAGAAATCCGGACAGAACAACGCGCCGGCGGTTAAGCCCGAGGTTTCCGCGATAGTGCTGCACCCGCAATCCGTCGCGATTACGGCGGAACTGCCGGGAAGAACCTCCGCCTACCTGACGGCAGACGTGCGCCCGCAGGTCGGCGGCATCATTCGCAGCCGAAACTTCAAGGAAGGCAGCGAAGTCAAGCAGGGCGATATCCTGTACGAGATCGACCCCAGGCCTTATCAGGCATCCTACGACAGCGCCGTGGCGGCGCTTCAGAAGGCGCAGGGTGCACTTCCCAGCGCGCAGGCGAAGGTCGATCGCTACAAGGGTTTGAGCCAGCAGAATGCTGTCAGCCAGCAGGATTTCGACGACGCCAACTCGACACTGTTGCAGGCGAAGGCAGACGTCGCGTCGGCCCAGGCCTCACTTGAAACCGCCCGCATCAATCTCGACTATACGAAGATCCGCGCTCCGATCGACGGTCGCGTCGATGCATCCACCGTTACCGTCGGCGCGCTCGTGACTGCCGACCAGACGACAGCGCTGACGACGATCAACAAGCTCGATCCGATGAATGTCGATGTGACGCAGTCAAGCACCAACCTGTTGAAATTCCGCCGGGCTGTCGACGAAGGCCGCCTGAAGACCAGCGGCGACAATGTTGCCGTGCACCTGACGCTGGAAGACGGCTCGACCTACAAGGAAACGGGCAAGTTCCAGTTTGCCAACGCAACTGTGGCTGAAACCGTCGGCACGATCAGCGTCCGGGTTATCTTCCCCAACCCGGACCGCACTCTTCTGCCCGGCATGTACGTGCGGGCGAATATCGAAGAGGGTGTGGCTCCGAACAGCTTCCTCGTTCCGCAGCGCGCCGTGGCTCGCAACACCAAAGGCGAACCGACAGCAATGTTCGTGACGCCCGAAGGCAAGGTCCAGGCCCGGACGCTGGTCGTCCAGCGCAGCTATGGCAACAGCTGGCTTGTCAGCGAAGGCCTGAAGGACGGCGATCGGGTGATCATCGAAGGCGGCCAGCGCGTCAAGGATGGGCAGGACGTCAACGTTTCGATGGTGACCATCGACGACGCGACCGGCAACATCAAGCAGGCTTCGGCTGACCCGAAAAAGTCGACGGATCAGGCTAGCCTCGTAAATACCGACAAGGGTGCCGCCAGCGGCATCGCGGAGTAA
- a CDS encoding helix-turn-helix domain-containing protein, producing MTAKVPNPIDIYVGSRVRMRRLMLGMSQERLADQIGVTFQQVQKYEKGTNRIGASRLQTIAGVLAIQVSFFFQQDNSQSITTDGIGHLNGLDDLSEFLTSKEGLGLNKAFMKIGDAGIRQSILTLVTSLADASEAAPAAVAVTTEAPITLHH from the coding sequence GTGACTGCAAAAGTACCAAACCCAATCGACATTTACGTCGGCTCACGAGTTCGTATGCGACGCCTGATGCTGGGTATGAGCCAGGAGAGGCTTGCCGACCAGATCGGCGTTACATTCCAGCAGGTCCAGAAATACGAAAAAGGCACCAACCGCATTGGTGCCAGCAGGCTGCAGACAATTGCCGGCGTTTTGGCGATCCAGGTCAGCTTTTTCTTCCAGCAGGACAATTCCCAGTCCATCACGACGGATGGCATCGGGCACTTGAACGGCCTCGACGACCTCTCCGAATTCCTGACCTCGAAAGAGGGGCTGGGATTGAACAAGGCTTTTATGAAAATCGGTGACGCCGGCATTCGCCAGTCAATCCTGACGCTCGTGACATCCCTTGCCGACGCATCCGAAGCCGCACCGGCAGCAGTCGCTGTGACGACAGAAGCTCCCATTACACTGCACCATTGA
- a CDS encoding ANTAR domain-containing response regulator, with the protein MRETPNFTGWHAAILHREDSNTERLIRQLTLLGLSTSLRWEPLSAMERPDLVIVDADQGWDGLLASAPAHPAVPVIALLGSEAPGRIAWALEQGAGAIIAKPVASSAVYPALVMAVSIHQERMATRSKMDRLEERVRMRPLVHAAVQKIMEARGVGEEQAYTILRGSAMQRRLPMEQLAAFILGGSEPLPEAV; encoded by the coding sequence ATGAGGGAAACACCGAATTTCACTGGCTGGCACGCCGCGATCCTGCACAGGGAAGACAGCAACACCGAGCGCTTGATCCGCCAGCTGACACTTCTCGGCCTCAGCACATCGCTGCGCTGGGAGCCGCTCTCTGCCATGGAACGTCCGGACCTCGTGATCGTCGATGCCGATCAGGGCTGGGACGGGCTGCTCGCCTCGGCACCCGCGCATCCGGCGGTGCCTGTGATTGCGCTGCTGGGTTCGGAAGCACCGGGCCGCATTGCCTGGGCGCTCGAACAGGGTGCCGGCGCGATCATTGCCAAGCCGGTTGCAAGCTCGGCCGTCTATCCGGCGCTGGTCATGGCGGTCTCCATCCACCAGGAGCGAATGGCGACGCGCTCGAAGATGGATCGTCTGGAGGAGCGCGTACGCATGCGACCGCTCGTTCATGCCGCCGTGCAAAAGATCATGGAGGCGCGGGGCGTCGGGGAAGAGCAGGCCTATACGATCCTGCGCGGCTCGGCCATGCAGCGTAGATTGCCAATGGAACAACTGGCGGCCTTCATTCTCGGCGGCTCCGAACCCTTGCCGGAGGCCGTCTGA